A genomic stretch from Leptotrichia sp. HSP-536 includes:
- the cbiB gene encoding adenosylcobinamide-phosphate synthase CbiB, with protein MIIFIKIWIAYVLDLIFGDPQNVVHPVQVIGKIISAGEKVLLRKKYKFLAGAALNIFTVSITYTSMYLISKSVKISVFFMSIEIYLMYTIFSINSLAREGNRVYRIMKEGDIEKARKDLSYLVSRDTETMDEKMIIRSTMETISENTVDGIVAPMFYMFLGGMPLAMAYKAINTLDSMVGYKNEKYMDFGKFSAKVDDAANFIPARITGILIVLASMILGYDYKNSLKIFIRDRKNHSSPNSAHSEASVAGALGVQFGGKVSYFGKEIDKPTIGDKIKDFELEDIRKNIRIMYVTSFLSLVIFSLIFTGAYFFIKILNIK; from the coding sequence TTGATAATTTTTATAAAAATTTGGATAGCGTATGTATTGGACTTGATATTTGGAGATCCGCAGAATGTCGTTCATCCTGTTCAGGTTATTGGGAAGATAATAAGTGCTGGAGAAAAAGTTTTGTTAAGAAAAAAGTATAAATTTTTAGCTGGGGCAGCGCTTAATATTTTTACTGTTTCTATAACGTACACATCAATGTATCTAATTTCCAAGTCTGTAAAAATTTCAGTATTTTTTATGAGTATTGAAATTTACCTGATGTATACAATTTTTTCAATAAATTCATTGGCACGGGAAGGAAACAGAGTTTACAGGATTATGAAAGAAGGGGATATAGAAAAGGCAAGAAAAGACTTGTCCTATCTTGTGTCAAGAGATACGGAAACGATGGATGAAAAGATGATAATAAGAAGCACGATGGAAACAATTTCTGAAAATACAGTTGATGGAATAGTTGCTCCTATGTTTTATATGTTTTTGGGAGGAATGCCGCTGGCAATGGCGTATAAGGCGATAAACACGTTAGATTCGATGGTCGGGTATAAAAATGAGAAATATATGGATTTTGGTAAATTCTCTGCAAAGGTAGACGATGCTGCTAACTTTATTCCTGCGAGAATTACAGGAATTTTGATAGTGCTTGCCAGTATGATTTTAGGCTACGATTATAAAAATTCGCTAAAAATATTTATAAGAGACAGAAAAAATCATAGCAGTCCAAATTCGGCACATTCAGAAGCGAGCGTTGCAGGCGCATTGGGAGTGCAGTTTGGAGGAAAAGTTTCATATTTTGGGAAAGAGATAGATAAACCTACGATAGGAGATAAAATAAAGGATTTTGAACTGGAAGATATAAGAAAAAATATAAGAATAATGTATGTTACAAGTTTTTTAAGTTTAGTGATATTTTCCCTTATATTTACAGGAGCTTATTTTTTTATAAAAATTTTGAATATCAAATAA
- the cobD gene encoding threonine-phosphate decarboxylase CobD has translation MDFHGGNIYKIFREKNITEILDYSSNINPYGVPESLKKKVAENIEILERYPDPDYVELREKLAQLNKVELENIVLGNGATEAIFLFIKVIKPKKVLIVSPTFGEYERAVRACKNSESQKIEIEYFELEEKDEFRLNIGKLKKELEKKYDLVIICNPNNPTGKFLKMAEIEEILRECNRYDTKLFIDEAFIEFLEDGLKESIVNSGENKKNLFVTRAFTKFFAIPGLRLGYGIYFDKNLEKKIAEKKEPWSVNNIAEMAGITVLDDTEYIEKTLNWITEEKKYMYEKLNEISGIKPYKTEVNFICVKVKDNLISKGLNVKKLREKMMEEGILIRDASNFKFLDERFFRLAIKDRKSNDRVIEALKKILE, from the coding sequence ATGGATTTTCATGGTGGAAATATTTATAAAATATTCAGGGAAAAAAATATAACAGAAATACTGGATTACAGTTCAAATATCAATCCTTACGGAGTGCCTGAGAGCTTAAAGAAGAAGGTTGCTGAAAATATTGAGATTCTTGAAAGGTATCCTGACCCTGATTATGTGGAACTGCGTGAAAAATTGGCTCAGCTGAATAAAGTTGAACTGGAAAATATTGTGTTGGGAAACGGTGCGACAGAAGCTATATTTTTGTTCATAAAAGTGATAAAACCCAAAAAAGTACTGATTGTATCGCCTACTTTTGGTGAATATGAAAGGGCAGTAAGAGCGTGCAAAAATTCTGAAAGTCAAAAAATTGAAATTGAATATTTTGAATTAGAAGAAAAAGACGAGTTTAGGCTTAATATTGGGAAGTTAAAAAAGGAACTTGAGAAAAAATATGATTTGGTAATAATTTGCAATCCGAATAATCCGACTGGAAAATTTTTGAAAATGGCTGAAATAGAGGAAATTTTGAGAGAATGCAATAGATATGATACAAAGTTATTTATTGATGAGGCATTTATCGAATTTTTAGAGGACGGTTTAAAGGAAAGCATTGTAAATAGTGGGGAAAATAAGAAAAATTTGTTTGTAACTCGTGCATTTACAAAATTTTTTGCTATTCCAGGATTACGATTGGGATATGGCATTTATTTTGACAAAAATTTGGAAAAGAAAATCGCTGAAAAAAAAGAGCCGTGGAGTGTGAACAATATCGCTGAAATGGCTGGAATAACAGTACTTGATGATACAGAATACATAGAAAAGACATTAAACTGGATAACAGAAGAAAAAAAATACATGTATGAAAAACTGAATGAAATTTCAGGAATAAAGCCTTATAAAACTGAAGTAAACTTTATTTGCGTAAAAGTAAAAGATAATCTGATTTCTAAAGGGCTGAATGTGAAAAAATTGCGGGAAAAAATGATGGAAGAAGGAATTTTAATAAGGGATGCGTCTAATTTTAAATTTTTGGATGAAAGATTTTTTAGGCTGGCAATTAAGGACAGAAAGAGTAACGACAGAGTTATTGAGGCTTTGAAAAAAATTTTAGAATAG
- the hemA gene encoding glutamyl-tRNA reductase translates to MNENLVKNFYILSFSYKNLSLEEREKFVKEGYRHVLREYLEKRIIKGYVAVETCLRIELYLDVSKEFEIERLKRDFRIEKMKDYKGTEAVHYLLRVICGLDSIIKGEDQILVQLKKAYFDALDKNVTSSFLNIMFNQAIETGKRFRAESKINEKNISLDSIAVKFIRTKFESLENKKIFVIGVGDLSQSILALLHKMNNCHLTMTNRSLRRSIELQKVYPDVQTAEFNEKYNVIKNMDIVISATSAPHLILETAKIKNILNDGKKRFFLDLAVPRDIETSIGEFENASLYHLENIWDEYNKNVEKRDEIVEKYSYIIEEQLKKIAEKLEKRRKYTNQKNIEMGENR, encoded by the coding sequence ATGAATGAAAATTTAGTAAAAAATTTTTATATTCTAAGTTTTAGTTATAAAAATTTGAGTTTGGAAGAAAGGGAAAAGTTTGTAAAAGAGGGGTATAGACATGTTTTGAGGGAGTATTTGGAGAAAAGGATTATAAAGGGGTATGTGGCTGTTGAAACTTGCCTTAGGATAGAGCTTTATTTGGATGTTAGCAAGGAATTTGAAATTGAGAGGTTAAAGAGGGATTTTAGGATTGAGAAGATGAAGGACTATAAAGGGACTGAGGCAGTGCATTATTTGTTGCGGGTGATTTGTGGGCTGGATTCGATAATAAAGGGAGAAGATCAGATTCTTGTACAGCTTAAAAAAGCATATTTTGACGCTCTTGACAAAAATGTTACATCTTCATTTTTGAATATAATGTTTAATCAGGCAATAGAAACTGGGAAAAGATTTAGGGCGGAAAGCAAGATAAATGAAAAAAATATTTCACTTGATTCGATAGCTGTAAAATTTATAAGAACAAAATTTGAAAGTCTTGAAAATAAAAAAATATTTGTAATTGGAGTGGGAGATTTGAGCCAGTCGATTCTTGCACTTCTTCACAAAATGAACAATTGCCATTTGACAATGACAAATAGAAGTTTACGACGATCAATTGAATTGCAGAAAGTGTATCCAGATGTTCAAACTGCAGAATTTAATGAGAAATATAATGTTATAAAAAATATGGATATTGTAATAAGTGCCACTTCTGCACCACATTTGATTCTTGAAACAGCGAAAATTAAAAATATTCTGAATGATGGAAAAAAACGGTTTTTCCTTGATTTAGCAGTTCCGAGAGATATTGAAACAAGTATTGGGGAGTTTGAAAATGCGTCGCTTTATCATTTGGAGAATATTTGGGATGAATATAATAAAAATGTTGAAAAACGGGATGAAATTGTAGAAAAATATTCTTACATTATTGAGGAGCAGTTGAAAAAAATAGCGGAAAAACTTGAAAAAAGAAGAAAATATACAAATCAGAAAAATATTGAGATGGGTGAAAATAGATGA
- the cobA gene encoding uroporphyrinogen-III C-methyltransferase, with protein sequence MRKGKVYIAGAGCGDEGLITLKLKNVIEKADCIVYDRLVNENILQYAKSDVELIYMGKENTAGGKLQAEINNKLVEKGKGGLTVLRLKGGDPFVFGRGGEEIEALVAENIDFEVIPGITSSIAVPAYAGIPVTHRGINTSFHVFAGHTQFNGIELDFPIIAKLEGTLVFLMGLSNLEKIAENLINNGKNPKTPVAIIKDGTTTRQKTYTGTLETIVNTIKEHNVKSPAIILIGEVVNLREKMKWFENKPLFGKNILVTRNREKQGNISNKINELGGQALSLPFINIEYVDFEIPDLKEYSTLLFNSINSVIGFMRKVKDIRALGNVKIGVVGEKTAEEIEKYKIIPDFYPEEYTVERLASESVNFTKEGEKILFIVSDISPVNEKKYSDLYNRNYEKLVVYKTQKVEVEKEKAEKYIKESDILMFLSSSTFKAFADSINLSENEEIKEILKNKVIASIGPVTTNTIEKYGLKVEIEPKKYTEEGMFEKILTFVNTLK encoded by the coding sequence ATGAGAAAAGGTAAAGTTTATATCGCAGGAGCAGGCTGTGGAGATGAGGGGCTTATAACTTTAAAATTGAAAAACGTGATAGAAAAAGCTGATTGCATTGTTTATGACAGGCTTGTAAATGAAAATATCTTACAGTATGCAAAATCTGATGTAGAATTAATTTATATGGGAAAAGAAAATACTGCTGGAGGAAAATTGCAGGCAGAAATAAACAATAAATTAGTGGAAAAAGGTAAAGGAGGACTTACAGTTCTAAGATTAAAAGGAGGAGATCCTTTTGTATTTGGACGAGGAGGAGAGGAAATAGAGGCTTTGGTTGCTGAAAATATAGATTTTGAGGTAATTCCAGGGATAACTTCTTCAATTGCCGTGCCAGCTTATGCTGGAATCCCTGTAACTCACAGAGGAATCAATACTTCTTTTCACGTGTTTGCTGGACATACGCAATTTAATGGAATAGAACTTGATTTTCCAATTATTGCAAAATTGGAAGGAACTTTGGTTTTTTTAATGGGATTAAGCAATCTTGAAAAAATAGCAGAAAACTTGATAAATAACGGAAAAAATCCAAAAACACCTGTTGCAATAATAAAAGATGGAACTACAACAAGACAGAAAACTTACACAGGAACATTGGAAACAATAGTAAATACAATAAAAGAACATAATGTAAAATCGCCTGCCATTATTTTGATTGGAGAAGTGGTAAATTTACGGGAAAAAATGAAATGGTTTGAGAATAAGCCATTATTTGGGAAAAATATTCTTGTTACAAGAAATAGGGAAAAACAAGGAAATATTTCAAATAAAATAAATGAACTTGGCGGACAGGCTTTGAGCCTTCCATTTATTAATATAGAGTATGTCGATTTTGAAATACCTGATTTGAAGGAATACAGCACCCTTCTATTTAACAGCATAAATTCTGTTATTGGATTTATGAGAAAAGTAAAAGATATTCGTGCTTTGGGAAATGTTAAAATAGGTGTAGTGGGAGAAAAAACTGCTGAAGAAATTGAAAAATATAAAATAATTCCAGATTTTTATCCAGAAGAATACACGGTAGAAAGACTGGCTAGCGAAAGTGTGAATTTTACTAAGGAAGGAGAAAAAATACTGTTTATAGTATCTGACATCTCTCCCGTAAATGAAAAAAAATATTCAGATTTATACAATCGAAATTATGAAAAACTTGTAGTTTATAAAACTCAGAAAGTTGAAGTGGAAAAGGAAAAAGCTGAAAAATACATAAAAGAAAGCGACATTTTAATGTTTTTAAGTTCATCAACTTTTAAAGCCTTTGCTGATAGCATAAACTTGAGTGAAAATGAGGAAATAAAAGAAATTCTGAAAAATAAAGTTATAGCCTCAATCGGTCCTGTTACTACAAATACTATTGAAAAATATGGATTGAAAGTAGAAATAGAGCCGAAAAAATATACGGAGGAAGGGATGTTTGAAAAAATATTAACATTTGTTAATACTTTAAAATAA
- a CDS encoding BMC domain-containing protein, with the protein MATLNALGMIETKGLVAAIEAADAMVKAANVTLIGKEHVGGGLVTVLVRGDVGAVKAATDAGAAAAERVGELVSIHVIPRPHLEVETILPKGKE; encoded by the coding sequence ATGGCAACATTAAATGCACTAGGAATGATAGAAACGAAAGGATTAGTAGCTGCAATAGAAGCAGCGGATGCGATGGTAAAAGCTGCGAATGTAACATTGATTGGGAAAGAGCATGTTGGTGGAGGACTTGTGACAGTGCTTGTAAGAGGAGATGTTGGAGCGGTTAAGGCTGCGACAGATGCAGGGGCTGCTGCTGCTGAAAGAGTGGGAGAACTAGTTTCAATTCATGTAATCCCACGTCCACATTTAGAAGTAGAAACTATTTTGCCAAAAGGAAAAGAATAA
- the eutM gene encoding ethanolamine utilization microcompartment protein EutM yields the protein MATLNALGMIETKGLVAAIEAADAMVKAANVTLVGKEHVGGGLVTVLVRGDVGAVKAATDAGAAAAERVGELVSIHVIPRPHSEVETILPK from the coding sequence ATGGCAACATTAAATGCATTAGGAATGATAGAAACGAAAGGATTAGTAGCTGCAATAGAAGCGGCAGATGCGATGGTAAAAGCTGCAAATGTAACATTGGTTGGGAAAGAACATGTAGGAGGAGGACTTGTAACGGTTCTTGTAAGAGGAGATGTTGGAGCGGTTAAGGCTGCGACAGATGCAGGGGCTGCTGCTGCTGAAAGAGTAGGAGAACTAGTTTCAATTCATGTAATTCCACGTCCACATTCAGAAGTTGAAACAATATTACCTAAATAG
- the eutS gene encoding ethanolamine utilization microcompartment protein EutS: protein MEEEKKQRMIQEYVPGRQLTLAHIIANPQRDLSKKIGLHENKVNAIGILTITPGEAAIIAADLATKSAEVEIGFVDRFTGSVVISGDVGSIEAAVNEVVSYFQNVLRFSITQITRS from the coding sequence ATGGAAGAAGAAAAAAAACAGAGAATGATACAGGAATATGTGCCCGGTAGGCAATTGACGCTGGCTCATATAATTGCAAATCCTCAAAGAGATTTATCAAAAAAAATAGGACTTCACGAAAACAAGGTAAATGCTATCGGAATTTTGACAATCACTCCAGGAGAAGCGGCAATAATTGCGGCAGATTTGGCTACAAAGAGTGCTGAAGTGGAGATAGGATTTGTCGATAGATTTACTGGGTCTGTTGTTATTAGTGGAGATGTTGGAAGTATAGAGGCTGCTGTAAATGAAGTGGTTTCATACTTTCAGAATGTACTAAGGTTTAGTATAACTCAAATAACGAGGTCATAA
- a CDS encoding EutP/PduV family microcompartment system protein — protein MKKILLIGKSMCGKTTLTQRIHGLDIEYEKTQMLTYSNDILDTPGEYMENRMLYKALIVSSYDCDVVGMVQACDEERNIFPPNFATAFSKPVIGIVTKADLGGNPEKAKEILEMAGAEKVFIVSAYENKGIEELVKYLEEDSDS, from the coding sequence TTGAAAAAAATACTTTTAATTGGAAAGTCCATGTGTGGTAAAACAACATTGACTCAAAGAATACATGGATTGGACATAGAATATGAAAAAACTCAAATGCTTACATATTCAAATGATATACTTGACACTCCTGGTGAATATATGGAAAATAGGATGCTTTACAAGGCATTAATTGTAAGTTCCTATGACTGTGATGTTGTGGGAATGGTGCAAGCCTGCGATGAGGAGCGTAATATATTTCCCCCAAACTTTGCAACAGCCTTTTCAAAGCCTGTAATCGGAATTGTAACGAAGGCTGATTTAGGTGGAAATCCTGAAAAAGCAAAAGAAATATTGGAAATGGCGGGAGCGGAAAAAGTTTTTATTGTAAGTGCTTATGAAAATAAAGGAATTGAGGAACTTGTCAAATATCTGGAAGAAGATTCCGATAGTTAG
- a CDS encoding BMC domain-containing protein, whose amino-acid sequence MATLNALGMIETKGLVAAIEAADAMVKAANVTLIGKEHVGGGLVTVLVRGDVGAVKAATDAGAAAAERVGELISIHVIPRPHTEIEAILPKAKTVEEAVTE is encoded by the coding sequence ATGGCAACATTAAATGCGTTAGGAATGATAGAAACTAAAGGATTAGTAGCGGCAATAGAAGCTGCAGATGCGATGGTAAAAGCAGCCAATGTAACATTGATTGGGAAAGAGCATGTTGGTGGCGGATTAGTGACAGTATTGGTAAGAGGAGATGTGGGAGCGGTGAAAGCTGCAACTGATGCGGGAGCTGCCGCTGCTGAAAGAGTAGGAGAACTGATTTCAATTCATGTAATTCCAAGACCTCATACTGAAATTGAAGCTATATTGCCTAAAGCAAAAACAGTTGAAGAAGCTGTAACAGAATAG
- a CDS encoding acetaldehyde dehydrogenase (acetylating), with protein MDKDLQSIQEVRDLLAAASKAFEEYSQFSQSQIDEIVKEICEEAQKHEVELAKLANEETGFGRWEDKVLKNRLASVGVYETIKDLKTRGIINDDKEKRITEIGVPMGIIAALIPSTNPTSTTIYKIMISLKAGNAVIVSPHPNAKDSILKTAEYLIRAAERKGAPKGLIGVIKTPTLQATQELMKHKKTSLILATGGEAMVRAAYSSGTPAIGVGPGNGPSFIERSADIRKAVKRIIDSKTFDNGVICASEQSIVTEEVIKHQVADELKRQGAYFLNKDEREKVGKILMRANNTMNPKIVGKTALYVAAMAGITVPVTTKVLISEETEVSHFNPYSREKLCPVLGFYTEETWEKACEKCIEILQNEGIGHTMSMHTNNENIIREFSLKKPVSRLLVNTPAALGGVGATTNLIPAFTLGCGTVGGSATSDNIGPLNLINIRRVAYGTKELEALKNEGTCTCTESCELNNDASNLKVSENDIESIIRQVLDGIYKK; from the coding sequence ATGGATAAAGATTTGCAATCGATACAGGAAGTAAGGGATTTGCTTGCTGCTGCGAGTAAAGCTTTTGAAGAATACAGCCAATTTTCTCAAAGCCAGATTGATGAAATAGTTAAGGAAATCTGTGAAGAAGCTCAAAAACACGAAGTAGAACTGGCAAAATTGGCTAATGAAGAAACAGGATTTGGACGTTGGGAAGATAAGGTGCTAAAAAATAGACTAGCGTCAGTAGGTGTTTATGAAACTATAAAAGATTTAAAAACAAGAGGAATCATTAACGACGATAAAGAAAAAAGAATAACAGAAATAGGAGTTCCAATGGGAATAATTGCAGCATTAATTCCTTCTACAAACCCTACGTCTACAACAATATACAAAATAATGATTTCATTAAAAGCAGGAAATGCGGTAATTGTAAGTCCGCATCCAAATGCGAAAGACTCTATATTAAAAACCGCAGAATATTTAATAAGAGCTGCTGAAAGAAAAGGTGCTCCAAAAGGATTAATTGGAGTTATAAAAACACCTACATTACAAGCTACACAAGAGCTTATGAAACATAAAAAGACTTCATTGATTTTGGCAACAGGTGGAGAAGCAATGGTAAGGGCTGCTTACAGTTCTGGAACACCTGCTATAGGAGTAGGACCTGGAAATGGACCTTCATTTATTGAAAGAAGTGCAGACATTAGAAAAGCAGTTAAAAGAATAATAGACAGTAAAACTTTTGACAATGGAGTAATTTGTGCGTCAGAACAGTCAATTGTTACAGAAGAAGTAATAAAACATCAAGTTGCGGATGAATTGAAGCGACAAGGTGCATATTTCTTAAACAAGGATGAAAGAGAAAAAGTTGGAAAAATTCTAATGAGAGCCAACAACACAATGAATCCAAAAATAGTAGGAAAAACAGCCTTATATGTAGCTGCAATGGCAGGAATAACAGTTCCTGTAACTACAAAAGTTCTAATTTCTGAAGAAACAGAAGTTTCACACTTCAATCCTTATTCAAGAGAAAAATTATGTCCAGTACTAGGATTTTATACAGAAGAAACTTGGGAAAAAGCATGTGAAAAATGTATAGAAATTCTTCAAAACGAAGGAATTGGACATACAATGTCAATGCACACAAACAACGAAAATATCATAAGAGAATTTTCATTGAAAAAACCAGTTTCAAGATTGCTTGTAAACACACCTGCGGCACTTGGAGGAGTAGGAGCTACTACAAATCTTATACCTGCATTCACATTAGGATGTGGAACAGTTGGAGGAAGTGCAACTTCTGACAATATAGGACCTTTAAATTTAATAAATATTAGAAGAGTAGCTTATGGGACAAAAGAGCTGGAAGCATTGAAAAATGAAGGAACTTGTACTTGTACAGAGTCATGTGAACTAAATAATGATGCTAGTAATTTGAAAGTTAGCGAAAATGATATAGAAAGTATCATAAGACAAGTATTGGATGGAATTTATAAAAAATAG
- a CDS encoding cobalamin adenosyltransferase, with translation MPVITEGMLRKLEKEGHLEKVRITEKDILTPSAREYLNVKKIDYRIKKSQEKAIEKKENDEKKSEISQVKKSEEKISPKRQYRDYFTGAIYDKKPEYMTQLFGDNLVVKNHKRIILRGKFDILQAEIIKYWKKYEKNKKLESDFAQTYRFVRDLFISEMTDMEFQERNVLGYDIDTLKDITHNTVKYFKTGHLFEINIDYDESVIDLNYLRALSRECELAAVEAFYKEGKVERLDMLKALNRLSSILYLMMLKANNGDYK, from the coding sequence ATGCCTGTTATAACAGAAGGAATGCTTAGAAAATTAGAAAAGGAAGGGCATCTTGAAAAAGTACGAATAACTGAAAAAGACATCCTTACACCGTCAGCCAGAGAATATTTAAATGTAAAAAAAATTGATTATCGAATTAAAAAATCTCAGGAAAAAGCTATAGAGAAAAAAGAAAACGATGAAAAAAAATCTGAAATTTCTCAAGTCAAGAAATCTGAAGAAAAAATTTCTCCAAAAAGACAATACAGAGATTATTTTACAGGAGCAATTTACGACAAAAAACCTGAATATATGACTCAGCTTTTTGGAGACAATCTAGTTGTAAAAAATCATAAGAGAATTATTTTGAGAGGAAAATTTGATATTTTACAGGCTGAAATAATAAAATATTGGAAAAAATACGAAAAAAATAAAAAGCTGGAAAGTGATTTTGCACAGACATACAGATTTGTAAGAGATTTATTCATAAGTGAAATGACAGATATGGAATTTCAAGAAAGGAATGTTCTAGGATACGATATAGATACATTAAAAGACATAACTCATAATACAGTAAAATATTTTAAGACGGGGCATTTGTTTGAAATAAATATAGATTATGATGAATCAGTTATAGATTTAAATTATCTGAGAGCTCTTTCAAGGGAATGTGAGCTTGCTGCAGTGGAAGCTTTTTACAAGGAAGGAAAAGTGGAAAGGCTGGATATGCTGAAAGCATTGAACCGTTTGAGCAGTATATTGTACTTGATGATGCTAAAAGCAAATAATGGAGATTATAAATAA
- the eutD gene encoding ethanolamine utilization phosphate acetyltransferase EutD, with protein MDRNELERIIREKLQEILGAEKDDTFMVEASGRHVHLTKEHVEALFGKGYELTPAKDLSQPRQFAAKERVRVIGPKGEFSNVVVLGPCRSFSQVELSLTDCRQIGVKGVIRESGKIEGTPGILLGVGDKYVHLDKGVIVAKRHIHMTNEDAKRLSVKDGETVKVKIHSDRPLIFDDVLIRVRDSFKLSMHIDFDEANSCGYASGVKGSIEK; from the coding sequence ATGGACAGAAATGAATTGGAGAGAATAATAAGAGAAAAATTACAGGAAATTCTAGGTGCAGAAAAGGATGACACGTTTATGGTTGAGGCTTCAGGACGTCATGTACATCTTACAAAGGAGCATGTGGAAGCACTTTTTGGAAAAGGTTATGAACTTACTCCAGCAAAGGATTTATCACAGCCAAGACAATTTGCGGCAAAGGAAAGAGTCAGAGTGATTGGTCCAAAAGGAGAATTTTCCAATGTTGTAGTATTAGGACCGTGCAGAAGTTTTTCACAAGTGGAATTATCGCTTACTGACTGCCGTCAAATAGGAGTCAAAGGAGTGATAAGGGAAAGTGGAAAAATTGAAGGGACACCAGGAATACTGCTAGGTGTAGGAGATAAATATGTTCATTTGGACAAAGGTGTTATTGTTGCCAAAAGACATATTCATATGACAAATGAAGATGCAAAAAGACTTTCTGTAAAAGACGGCGAAACTGTAAAAGTGAAAATTCACAGCGACAGGCCGTTAATATTTGATGATGTTTTAATAAGAGTAAGGGACAGTTTTAAACTGAGCATGCACATAGACTTTGATGAAGCCAATTCCTGCGGGTATGCTTCAGGAGTGAAAGGAAGTATTGAAAAATAG
- a CDS encoding ethanolamine utilization protein, with protein MDTQKLIEVLAREVLKEIAKRENEKLSENNEIISKKSVLTVFLGNDEVLKDELKKETSFMENIKLDSTWEEIGQCENKKRLVVSTLGINELIELSQGRKSIITEFLFNDGEVVLVEEGLEYKKYTKPAALINLYDGYLDKVREFGIKVVKRTEVKNVFCTKEKVYLKGLVTERRLRKLELKNQTLEVDAKSKITSLAMDYIKENSIELCYERRQ; from the coding sequence ATGGATACTCAGAAATTGATAGAAGTGCTTGCAAGGGAAGTGTTAAAGGAAATTGCCAAAAGGGAAAATGAAAAATTATCTGAAAATAACGAGATTATTTCTAAAAAATCAGTATTAACAGTTTTTTTGGGAAATGATGAAGTTTTGAAGGATGAATTGAAAAAAGAAACATCATTTATGGAAAACATAAAATTAGACAGCACTTGGGAAGAAATCGGACAATGTGAAAATAAAAAAAGACTTGTAGTGTCAACTCTTGGGATAAATGAGCTGATTGAGCTTTCGCAGGGGAGAAAAAGCATTATAACGGAATTTCTTTTTAACGATGGGGAAGTTGTGCTTGTGGAAGAAGGTCTGGAATATAAAAAATATACTAAGCCTGCTGCATTAATTAATCTTTATGACGGGTATCTTGATAAAGTCAGGGAATTTGGAATAAAGGTTGTAAAAAGAACGGAAGTTAAAAATGTTTTTTGTACGAAAGAAAAAGTTTATTTGAAAGGCTTGGTAACAGAAAGAAGGCTCAGAAAGCTGGAATTAAAAAATCAGACCCTTGAAGTTGATGCAAAATCTAAAATAACTTCCCTTGCGATGGATTATATAAAAGAAAATAGTATTGAATTATGCTATGAAAGAAGGCAATAA
- a CDS encoding EutN/CcmL family microcompartment protein, whose product MLIGKVVDNVWATRKDEKLKGLKLMVVEVEGTDEGRGSRKMVAADYIGAGQGDKVIIVTGSSARHIFDAETPVDATIVGIIDSLESEKE is encoded by the coding sequence ATGTTAATTGGAAAAGTTGTGGATAATGTCTGGGCAACAAGGAAGGATGAAAAACTGAAAGGACTAAAACTAATGGTAGTTGAAGTGGAAGGGACAGATGAAGGACGTGGAAGCAGAAAAATGGTGGCAGCAGATTACATTGGTGCTGGGCAAGGCGACAAAGTGATAATTGTTACAGGAAGTTCTGCAAGACATATATTCGATGCTGAAACCCCAGTAGATGCAACTATCGTAGGAATAATAGACAGTTTGGAATCGGAAAAGGAGTAA